A stretch of the Microscilla marina ATCC 23134 genome encodes the following:
- a CDS encoding T9SS type A sorting domain-containing protein encodes MKKMLKVQLLFIVGIILSFGEVGWGQCPSTQDEMIKYMQEFANKYEVVDELSPDYCKVWTAYTPSNGVIRVGSPFLNAKDPKLDVINQQEDYKKANGWEVMAVNLGANGIVAHPYFVLYNKYRALLRLFIWFNNTNNHQQYVVTMSHTTGGSKPAVLGHANHLVKAPDKYLDAVNDQEINNESISYVTSKTNSNRHWVVAEYRMMYDPNISNNKYNGASLQFAVHGVTTSNVKAKISGENITEEYSITGNKSEIQKPKKVDSKDIIEFAASGKKFLKNVTDLDADKLAKEVNDFITDKDKLYPPLPTSGGLGPLLSYGTQLAINLLDNKERENKFAKLFGSVQKIAGGASKFLGAIGVVGQVIGFLAPKKEGAAAKPPFTPTITKVNETLTGTIETSLPLDNIIVRLPGTQQGSGGNETYFTCPLGIFNLKNTPKADMVAYSNYIGLKEFYDYYDDYGEYEPRHLSTKSYKITNDVLAEYNKKAGLDLVSAQIAFIAEFNHASMLSKHVERNNEYRFNPFLFRVQRGQYRIAYYNPDTNPNNDDNPNNDIAPPAGQPIDKQKRPFVQVQTPYVNVDCFKGMTFNVSHGGKVYIRVKAVLKRSDGGNDAPILFIKDYALDVNDITADFNLSKYRQWIHHVPPFANQSATINDRFKMYDSRLSWARLNKANVSITYDGRNPVNASKSYEVEAGVEVTLKPGFKVPLGAEFNAKITDFGYALPDCGDPGQITAFDNSLDCYNLNATARTTEAQVATPAKELGNQLFDAYPNPTNGQVTIDYQVGTNGGKVYMYLSDVNARMVKILVASQVNNQGQHQVTFDTSELKPGMYFYTLQVDNYSKVKRLLVVK; translated from the coding sequence ATGAAAAAAATGCTTAAGGTTCAGTTATTATTCATTGTTGGAATAATACTGTCTTTTGGAGAAGTAGGTTGGGGACAATGCCCCTCGACCCAAGACGAAATGATCAAGTATATGCAAGAGTTTGCCAACAAGTATGAAGTGGTAGACGAACTGAGCCCAGACTACTGCAAAGTATGGACTGCCTACACACCATCGAACGGAGTGATACGGGTTGGCTCTCCTTTTTTAAACGCCAAAGACCCCAAGTTAGACGTGATCAACCAACAAGAAGATTACAAAAAAGCAAATGGTTGGGAAGTAATGGCGGTAAACCTGGGAGCAAACGGGATTGTTGCCCACCCCTACTTTGTGCTGTATAATAAATACAGGGCATTGTTACGCCTGTTTATTTGGTTCAATAACACAAACAACCACCAACAGTATGTAGTTACGATGAGCCATACTACAGGTGGCAGTAAGCCAGCGGTTTTAGGGCACGCCAACCACCTGGTAAAAGCTCCGGACAAATACCTTGATGCAGTAAACGATCAGGAGATCAACAACGAGTCTATTTCTTATGTTACCTCCAAAACCAACTCTAACCGCCATTGGGTAGTGGCAGAGTACCGCATGATGTATGACCCTAACATTAGTAATAACAAGTACAACGGGGCGTCGTTGCAGTTTGCCGTACATGGGGTGACAACGTCTAATGTAAAGGCAAAAATTTCGGGCGAAAATATTACCGAAGAGTATTCTATCACAGGGAATAAAAGCGAGATTCAAAAACCCAAGAAAGTAGACTCAAAAGACATCATCGAGTTTGCTGCTTCGGGCAAAAAGTTCTTGAAAAATGTGACCGACCTAGATGCTGATAAACTAGCCAAAGAGGTAAATGATTTTATTACTGACAAAGATAAGCTATACCCACCACTTCCTACTAGTGGAGGGTTAGGTCCTCTTCTCTCTTATGGTACTCAGCTTGCCATCAATTTATTGGACAACAAAGAGAGAGAAAATAAGTTTGCCAAGCTGTTTGGTAGCGTGCAAAAAATAGCGGGTGGAGCTTCTAAGTTTCTGGGAGCCATTGGTGTTGTTGGGCAAGTGATTGGTTTTTTGGCACCCAAAAAGGAAGGTGCAGCAGCTAAACCACCCTTTACCCCTACCATTACCAAAGTAAATGAAACACTCACGGGTACTATAGAAACTTCTTTGCCGCTTGACAACATCATTGTACGCCTACCGGGCACCCAACAGGGGAGCGGGGGCAATGAAACTTACTTTACTTGTCCTTTGGGTATTTTTAACCTCAAAAATACGCCAAAAGCCGATATGGTAGCCTACTCTAATTACATTGGGTTGAAAGAGTTTTATGATTATTATGATGATTACGGCGAGTATGAACCTAGACACCTAAGCACAAAATCATACAAAATAACGAATGATGTGCTGGCCGAATACAACAAAAAAGCAGGGCTGGACTTGGTATCAGCCCAGATAGCTTTTATTGCTGAGTTCAATCACGCCTCTATGTTGAGTAAACACGTGGAACGTAATAATGAATACAGGTTCAACCCTTTCTTGTTTCGGGTGCAAAGAGGTCAGTACCGTATTGCCTATTACAACCCCGACACAAACCCCAACAATGATGACAACCCCAATAACGACATTGCACCACCCGCTGGGCAACCTATAGACAAACAAAAGAGACCTTTTGTACAGGTGCAAACTCCCTATGTAAATGTTGACTGCTTTAAAGGCATGACTTTCAATGTAAGCCATGGGGGAAAAGTATATATAAGGGTAAAGGCGGTACTTAAACGAAGTGATGGGGGCAACGATGCACCTATCTTGTTTATCAAAGATTATGCATTGGATGTAAACGACATCACGGCTGATTTTAACCTGAGCAAGTACCGACAGTGGATCCACCACGTTCCTCCTTTTGCTAACCAGAGTGCTACTATCAATGATCGCTTTAAGATGTATGACAGTCGCCTGAGTTGGGCACGGTTAAACAAAGCCAACGTGAGCATCACGTATGATGGCAGGAATCCTGTAAATGCCTCTAAGTCTTATGAGGTAGAAGCTGGGGTGGAAGTAACTCTCAAGCCGGGCTTTAAGGTACCTCTGGGGGCAGAGTTTAACGCTAAAATCACCGATTTTGGTTATGCATTGCCTGATTGTGGCGATCCGGGGCAAATTACTGCTTTTGATAATAGCCTGGACTGTTATAACCTCAACGCCACCGCCAGAACTACTGAAGCACAAGTAGCCACCCCTGCCAAGGAGCTGGGCAATCAGCTCTTTGATGCCTACCCCAACCCTACCAATGGACAAGTAACTATTGACTACCAGGTAGGCACCAACGGAGGCAAGGTATATATGTATTTGTCGGATGTAAATGCCCGTATGGTAAAAATATTGGTGGCTTCGCAAGTAAACAACCAAGGGCAACACCAGGTAACCTTTGATACCAGTGAGCTCAAACCGGGAATGTATTTTTATACTCTGCAAGTAGACAACTACAGCAAGGTAAAACGTTTGTTGGTAGTAAAATAA
- the arsC gene encoding arsenate reductase (glutaredoxin) (This arsenate reductase requires both glutathione and glutaredoxin to convert arsenate to arsenite, after which the efflux transporter formed by ArsA and ArsB can extrude the arsenite from the cell, providing resistance.) — protein MKIYHNNRCAKSRDSFKLLQSKGVDFETIEYLKTPPNKAEITNLLVKLNMPAKDLIRKGEAVYKENYKGKELSEEEWIDAMVQHPKLIERPIVVKGDKAVIGRPIDKVEELLAN, from the coding sequence ATGAAAATATACCATAATAACCGTTGCGCTAAAAGCCGGGACAGTTTCAAGCTTTTGCAAAGCAAGGGGGTAGATTTTGAAACTATAGAATACCTCAAAACACCTCCCAATAAAGCAGAAATCACCAATTTACTTGTAAAACTAAATATGCCTGCCAAAGACCTGATAAGAAAGGGAGAAGCGGTGTACAAAGAAAACTATAAAGGCAAAGAGCTTAGCGAAGAAGAATGGATTGATGCCATGGTACAACACCCCAAGCTTATAGAGCGCCCCATAGTAGTAAAGGGCGACAAAGCAGTGATTGGCAGACCCATTGATAAAGTAGAAGAGCTATTGGCTAATTAA
- a CDS encoding helix-turn-helix domain-containing protein gives MSISKRIKDIREQKGYTQKYMAGKLSIDQTNYGRFEKRGKKLTIEQLESIAAALGVSLKDILFGEAEQTNPDLSKLEIALLQCKTQNLYFVDNALKFILNIDTLLQKPLVKYAIGEILHPKQKDHQAFVRCYCELNNEVFTLATWQKPISQEASHFAHFEQNGEHLFSDHQRKEASQYKDAAFANIQQNHHQWTINFFNLTGFFRAAFGGVG, from the coding sequence ATGAGTATTTCAAAGAGAATAAAGGACATAAGAGAGCAAAAGGGGTACACCCAAAAATACATGGCAGGAAAGCTCAGTATTGATCAGACTAATTATGGTAGGTTTGAAAAAAGAGGTAAGAAACTAACCATTGAACAGTTAGAAAGTATTGCAGCGGCTTTAGGGGTAAGCCTCAAAGACATTCTTTTTGGTGAAGCCGAACAAACCAACCCTGATTTGTCAAAACTGGAGATTGCCTTGCTTCAGTGCAAAACCCAAAACCTGTACTTTGTAGACAATGCCCTCAAGTTTATTCTCAATATTGATACATTGCTACAAAAGCCCTTAGTAAAATATGCCATAGGCGAAATACTCCACCCCAAGCAAAAAGACCATCAAGCATTTGTAAGGTGCTATTGTGAGCTAAACAACGAGGTATTTACCCTTGCCACCTGGCAAAAACCCATCAGCCAAGAAGCTTCACATTTTGCCCACTTCGAACAAAACGGAGAACACCTGTTTAGTGATCACCAACGCAAAGAAGCCAGTCAGTACAAAGACGCGGCTTTTGCCAACATTCAGCAAAACCACCACCAGTGGACAATCAACTTTTTCAATTTGACGGGGTTTTTTAGGGCGGCTTTTGGTGGGGTTGGTTAG
- the nadE gene encoding NAD(+) synthase: MANAPRYRHFKDQQTVLMLIAEIKQRYAFGYTALTNKVIAQIKHYFQAQFPDADPTSGHSRFDNKEDSYLIRPKLMLGLSGGIDSTVATYLAVRAVGKANVLAVSMPARPDDFQSLAHAKLVRQALELPTNNEQVPTIVDISPIVQAHREVMNQTHLAELGLNAGHLAQNTEQRFRSGNFGSRIRIAILYDFKRAIRGRVLGTGNKTELCQGYGTKYGTPLSYDFGLFNQLYKIDIYEMAKVLEVPQVIIDTPPTTGYFEGQTHEGELGASIEEQDIFTYLLFEKNLTPTQIQAKYGASLDFALLMQNRYKVSAHKRVLNEGQQCIMIT, encoded by the coding sequence ATGGCAAACGCACCCCGATATCGACACTTCAAAGATCAGCAAACAGTGCTGATGCTTATTGCAGAAATTAAACAAAGGTACGCTTTTGGATATACAGCCCTGACCAACAAGGTCATTGCTCAAATCAAGCATTACTTTCAGGCACAGTTTCCCGATGCCGACCCTACGTCAGGACACTCCAGGTTTGATAATAAAGAAGACTCCTATTTGATTAGACCCAAGCTTATGCTGGGGCTATCGGGAGGCATTGATAGCACCGTGGCGACTTATTTGGCTGTACGGGCAGTAGGCAAAGCCAACGTGTTGGCAGTATCAATGCCTGCCCGTCCCGACGATTTTCAGAGTTTGGCACACGCCAAGTTGGTAAGGCAAGCGCTTGAACTACCCACCAACAATGAACAGGTGCCCACCATTGTTGATATTTCGCCCATTGTACAAGCCCACCGTGAGGTGATGAATCAAACCCACCTTGCCGAATTGGGGCTCAATGCCGGGCACTTGGCACAAAACACCGAACAGCGTTTCAGAAGTGGTAATTTTGGTTCACGCATCAGAATCGCTATTTTGTATGATTTTAAGCGGGCAATCAGGGGTAGGGTGTTGGGCACGGGCAACAAAACCGAGTTGTGCCAGGGGTATGGCACCAAATACGGCACTCCACTGTCTTACGATTTTGGGTTGTTTAACCAATTGTACAAAATTGACATTTATGAAATGGCTAAAGTGTTGGAGGTACCACAGGTAATCATAGATACCCCGCCTACTACCGGCTACTTTGAAGGGCAAACCCACGAGGGTGAGCTGGGAGCCAGCATTGAAGAGCAAGATATATTTACTTACCTCTTATTTGAAAAAAACCTGACGCCTACCCAAATACAAGCAAAGTATGGTGCAAGCCTTGATTTTGCCCTGCTCATGCAAAACCGCTACAAAGTATCTGCCCACAAAAGGGTATTGAACGAGGGGCAACAATGCATAATGATCACCTAA
- a CDS encoding KilA-N domain-containing protein: MDNQLQKTYLGKDIVFTPDGWINATQTIKALGEKRLDGFINSKYFNEYLNAYCNFYDVSREDVVKVVVGGNVKNIASRNYVSDQGTYIHPDFVVLFARWINPKFAVWCDAIIKQILAGRVEIRHKGLQQEMQKDFEKLEEKYDKLFEELRLYQRPDENKDTPEL, encoded by the coding sequence ATGGATAATCAATTGCAAAAAACCTACTTAGGCAAAGACATAGTGTTTACTCCTGATGGTTGGATAAATGCTACTCAAACTATAAAAGCTTTAGGAGAAAAAAGATTAGACGGTTTTATTAACTCAAAGTATTTCAATGAATACCTAAATGCTTATTGCAATTTTTATGATGTATCAAGAGAAGATGTTGTAAAAGTTGTGGTAGGTGGTAACGTTAAAAATATCGCTTCCAGAAATTATGTAAGCGATCAAGGTACTTACATACACCCTGACTTTGTGGTACTGTTTGCCCGATGGATAAACCCTAAGTTTGCGGTATGGTGTGATGCCATCATAAAGCAAATATTAGCTGGTAGAGTAGAAATTAGGCATAAAGGATTGCAACAAGAAATGCAGAAAGATTTTGAAAAACTTGAAGAAAAGTATGACAAACTTTTTGAAGAGTTGAGGCTTTACCAACGCCCTGATGAAAATAAAGACACTCCCGAACTTTAA
- a CDS encoding alpha/beta hydrolase: MKTVHSKPTTHQTSIKKVRFQSEGAQLVGHLYYPPNFTPDQTLPAIVVSGSWTTVKEQMAGSYAQQLAAQGFITLAFDFRNFGESEGAPRFYESPALKQVDIQNAVAYLASLPEVDPTKIGALGVCAGAMYTLMAAAENDKIRAVVTVASWLHDAEAVKLFYGGEEGVKAKIKAAQTAKQMYADNGTVRYIPTISTEDETAAMYGAYDYYLNPQRGAVSQWSADKFAVMSWEDWLTTDPMPTAAHLKVPTLMIHSDGAVLPQYTKNYFTKIATTDKKLHWMDTELESPFHQFSYYDQADEMKEAVTEASQWFAQKLK, from the coding sequence ATGAAAACTGTACACTCAAAACCCACCACCCACCAGACAAGCATCAAAAAAGTGCGCTTTCAGAGCGAAGGCGCCCAACTGGTTGGTCACCTTTACTACCCTCCAAACTTTACTCCTGACCAAACGCTGCCCGCCATTGTGGTATCGGGTAGTTGGACTACTGTCAAAGAACAAATGGCGGGAAGCTATGCGCAACAACTGGCAGCGCAAGGCTTTATTACCCTGGCATTCGATTTCAGAAATTTTGGCGAAAGCGAAGGAGCCCCCCGTTTTTATGAGAGCCCAGCGTTAAAGCAGGTAGATATACAAAACGCAGTAGCTTACCTGGCGAGCCTTCCAGAAGTAGACCCAACAAAAATAGGGGCTTTAGGAGTTTGCGCTGGGGCAATGTACACCTTGATGGCGGCGGCAGAAAACGACAAGATCAGAGCGGTAGTGACGGTAGCCTCCTGGCTCCACGATGCCGAAGCAGTAAAGCTATTTTATGGGGGTGAAGAAGGCGTAAAAGCCAAGATAAAAGCTGCCCAAACTGCCAAACAAATGTATGCCGACAATGGTACAGTCAGGTATATACCCACGATTTCGACTGAGGACGAAACAGCTGCCATGTATGGCGCTTACGATTATTACCTCAACCCTCAAAGAGGAGCCGTTAGCCAATGGAGTGCCGATAAGTTTGCGGTCATGTCGTGGGAAGATTGGCTTACAACCGACCCTATGCCTACAGCTGCTCACCTTAAAGTACCCACCTTGATGATTCACTCAGATGGGGCAGTATTACCTCAATACACTAAAAATTATTTTACAAAAATTGCTACTACTGATAAAAAACTGCATTGGATGGATACAGAACTGGAGTCGCCTTTTCACCAGTTTAGTTACTACGACCAAGCCGACGAAATGAAAGAAGCAGTGACTGAAGCTAGTCAATGGTTTGCTCAAAAACTGAAATAA
- a CDS encoding PLP-dependent aminotransferase family protein: protein MKMTQHNHTLDYIKGVIENMPADWLKLTTHRLDIYEEELAKTQFLEHLENLFNANNFESKALNELPTAYDYIRLGHPLSCVLEWTIAKLHNQPPENVISFSSKIAPVLAVLRKNLLANKNTQIIYKGELPAYFDADVLRRVYGYQFELKQAGDATGFDGSTVFIAAQDNIVDFDLSQGVDFFVNTHAHFGSVLLVNGEQNAGYISEIQHVRRRETIAMTPANVLTVLKTLLAPSSIENKQDNTEADKTLVLDAIKEITNTNIPALVGSSGLSMQYAIVMGLVHEALDTHQGKAIKIVVPPNCYGGTNDQARRVAACSDHIEVVDLPVDGGKDMAQGIDTVLDKIADEDAVPYIIVEIPTNPRVEVPNLVKLKEALSKVRKTRGGGAAVDPVFILDQTFCPNVYFLGENDMLSTVRTIAYVSGSKFPSGGLCTAGYCTANKKAEPLMEKIALHLKIADNEATALQLEILAKQLPSMNQRIKGAYENARKFVNFIEETLPEAKINFVSEELAAQGFTPSVFSLDLPTKGNSDEEKEAYKRDLNLQLINRMIGEIPHESKFCVSYGQLKGCYWTIPATSTQGTTKEDDKDYIVRVALSANLDLERHKKVFSDFVASI from the coding sequence ATGAAAATGACACAACACAATCATACACTCGACTATATTAAAGGGGTAATAGAAAATATGCCTGCCGACTGGTTGAAACTCACCACGCACCGACTGGATATTTATGAGGAAGAACTGGCTAAAACTCAATTTTTAGAACACCTTGAAAACCTGTTCAATGCCAATAACTTTGAATCGAAGGCATTGAACGAGTTGCCCACAGCATACGACTATATCAGATTAGGTCACCCTTTGTCTTGTGTGCTAGAATGGACGATTGCCAAACTACACAATCAGCCACCAGAAAATGTCATTAGCTTTTCATCAAAGATAGCCCCTGTGTTAGCTGTGCTAAGAAAGAACTTGTTAGCGAATAAAAACACCCAAATTATTTATAAAGGCGAATTGCCTGCATATTTCGACGCGGATGTGCTTCGACGGGTTTATGGTTATCAATTTGAGCTGAAGCAAGCCGGAGATGCTACTGGGTTTGATGGCAGCACTGTTTTTATTGCCGCACAAGACAATATTGTTGATTTTGACCTCTCTCAAGGTGTTGACTTTTTTGTGAATACACACGCCCACTTTGGCAGTGTTTTATTGGTAAATGGGGAACAAAATGCGGGTTATATCTCAGAAATTCAACACGTAAGAAGGCGAGAAACCATTGCCATGACACCAGCCAATGTGCTTACTGTTTTAAAAACTTTATTGGCGCCATCTTCTATTGAAAATAAGCAAGACAATACCGAGGCAGACAAAACGCTTGTGTTGGATGCCATCAAAGAAATTACGAATACCAATATACCCGCATTGGTGGGCTCTAGCGGGCTCTCTATGCAATATGCCATTGTAATGGGGCTGGTACACGAGGCGCTTGACACCCATCAGGGGAAAGCCATCAAAATTGTGGTGCCGCCCAACTGCTACGGAGGCACCAACGACCAGGCAAGGCGCGTGGCTGCCTGTAGCGACCATATCGAGGTAGTAGATTTACCCGTAGATGGCGGCAAAGATATGGCGCAGGGCATTGATACTGTGTTGGATAAAATTGCGGATGAAGATGCCGTGCCTTACATCATTGTTGAGATTCCGACCAACCCCAGGGTAGAAGTGCCCAATTTGGTGAAATTGAAGGAGGCATTGAGCAAAGTACGTAAAACCAGGGGAGGGGGAGCAGCCGTTGATCCTGTGTTTATTTTAGACCAAACGTTTTGCCCTAATGTATACTTTTTGGGCGAAAACGACATGCTGTCAACCGTGCGAACCATTGCCTACGTGAGTGGGTCTAAGTTTCCGAGCGGGGGTTTGTGTACGGCGGGATACTGCACCGCCAACAAAAAAGCGGAGCCTTTGATGGAAAAAATAGCCTTGCACCTCAAGATTGCTGACAATGAGGCTACTGCCCTTCAACTGGAAATATTGGCAAAGCAACTACCCTCTATGAATCAACGAATTAAGGGAGCCTATGAGAATGCACGAAAGTTTGTGAATTTTATTGAGGAGACTTTGCCTGAGGCAAAAATCAACTTTGTGTCGGAAGAACTAGCCGCTCAAGGGTTTACACCCTCCGTTTTTTCGCTCGACCTGCCCACTAAAGGCAACTCTGACGAAGAAAAGGAGGCTTATAAAAGAGACTTGAACCTCCAATTGATCAATCGAATGATTGGTGAAATACCCCACGAAAGTAAGTTTTGTGTGAGCTATGGGCAGCTAAAGGGTTGTTATTGGACCATACCTGCCACCTCTACCCAAGGCACCACCAAAGAAGACGACAAAGACTATATTGTCCGCGTAGCACTTTCTGCCAATTTAGATTTGGAACGGCACAAAAAAGTCTTTTCAGATTTTGTAGCAAGTATTTGA
- a CDS encoding SDR family NAD(P)-dependent oxidoreductase — translation MITNTIETLHLETVLNNHAQDMTGKVVAITGTTSGTGFVCAREVAKKGAKVLLLNRQSERAEQALKQLQNEVPNGKFEAVTCDLQDFDSVRNAIDTIKAKHEVIDVLVNNAGVMALEDKATKDGYDVQMQTNVISHFLLTKELFPLLKKSPEARVVNHSSMARLGGPLVTEYFEKKGGDLGGDGTEEQNLSFQGPRWERYHQTKLANATFTYGLKKKLEEANINHVIPLLAHPGLAKTQLQVTSATAGGMDNKAELMNMAQSAEDGATGIIRAAMDPKAKPGDFFGPSGQGWKGFPEALTPEELLVDEANLRTNWEGCEKAVGTFEV, via the coding sequence ATGATTACAAACACCATAGAAACTCTACACCTAGAGACAGTACTCAACAACCACGCCCAGGATATGACTGGTAAGGTAGTCGCCATTACTGGAACCACCAGCGGCACTGGCTTTGTATGTGCCCGCGAAGTAGCCAAAAAAGGGGCGAAAGTACTGTTGCTCAACCGCCAAAGCGAACGCGCCGAGCAGGCACTCAAGCAACTACAAAATGAAGTTCCCAACGGAAAATTCGAAGCAGTCACTTGCGACTTACAAGACTTTGACAGCGTACGAAACGCCATAGACACCATCAAGGCAAAACATGAAGTAATTGATGTATTGGTAAACAACGCGGGCGTAATGGCACTGGAGGACAAAGCCACCAAAGATGGCTACGATGTACAAATGCAAACCAATGTTATTTCGCACTTTCTGCTTACCAAAGAGTTGTTTCCTTTGCTTAAAAAAAGCCCTGAAGCACGTGTTGTCAACCACTCTTCTATGGCACGTTTGGGAGGCCCTCTAGTGACCGAGTATTTTGAGAAAAAAGGCGGCGATTTGGGCGGTGATGGCACTGAGGAACAAAACTTGAGTTTTCAGGGTCCCCGCTGGGAGCGTTATCACCAAACCAAGTTGGCCAATGCTACTTTTACTTATGGGCTAAAAAAGAAACTGGAAGAAGCCAATATCAACCATGTCATTCCTTTGTTGGCTCACCCTGGGCTCGCCAAAACGCAGCTTCAGGTAACCAGTGCCACAGCTGGTGGTATGGACAACAAAGCTGAACTCATGAATATGGCACAATCGGCCGAAGACGGTGCCACTGGTATTATAAGGGCAGCCATGGATCCCAAAGCAAAGCCAGGCGATTTTTTTGGCCCTTCTGGTCAAGGTTGGAAAGGCTTTCCTGAAGCGCTTACTCCTGAAGAGTTGCTGGTAGATGAAGCCAACCTGCGCACCAACTGGGAAGGATGCGAAAAAGCAGTAGGCACTTTTGAGGTATAG
- a CDS encoding transposase, protein MSPQATHRAKPLQNMELNQIYFYTATILNWKRLLKKDDYKNIIIDSLQYLSTKNKIAVYGFVIMPNHIHLIWEMLEKNGKEMPHASFMKYTAHQFLEHSRTYYPQILPYFQASDQARNHRFWQRNSLPVWLYTPAVLEQKLEYIHNNPVVEKWSLANEPAQYYYSSAKFYETDIDDFGFLKHYKDRV, encoded by the coding sequence GTGTCTCCACAAGCAACCCACAGGGCAAAACCATTACAAAACATGGAGCTCAACCAGATTTACTTTTATACTGCTACCATATTGAATTGGAAAAGGTTACTCAAAAAAGATGATTACAAAAACATCATTATTGATAGCTTGCAGTACTTGTCTACCAAAAACAAAATCGCGGTGTACGGTTTTGTCATCATGCCTAATCACATTCACTTGATTTGGGAAATGCTGGAAAAAAATGGCAAAGAAATGCCTCACGCCAGTTTTATGAAATACACTGCTCACCAATTTTTAGAACATTCACGCACTTATTATCCGCAAATCCTTCCATATTTTCAAGCATCAGATCAAGCACGAAATCATCGGTTTTGGCAACGCAACAGCTTACCTGTTTGGTTGTATACCCCTGCCGTACTGGAGCAAAAGCTGGAATACATTCATAATAACCCTGTTGTAGAAAAATGGTCGTTAGCAAATGAACCTGCTCAATATTATTATTCTTCTGCCAAATTTTATGAGACTGACATAGACGATTTTGGTTTTTTAAAGCATTACAAGGACAGAGTGTAG
- a CDS encoding helix-turn-helix domain-containing protein, whose translation MKHFKTISAYCKGINISAPKHPHFDIRSFEENMTTVAPQMSVFRHEFYAIAIKAGGDGKAMTGHFADFPEGTTVFFNTPFQLLSWNIVPNWQGYYLMFSQDFVAQSHILSQILKLFPFLKIEQSIPFEVPPSELPVILSVYQNIWNEYNGTAADKFQIIEAHVYLLLSLIKRLFEQQVDDKMSSIGLKTTNLQLLSRYQTLIQTSFYQDTPPTPSANLHSTSYYSNQLHIHPNHLNAVVKKLTGITALNHIHHHLLMLAKAYLAQTTWSIKEIAYTLYFDSPNNFSSFFKKRTGKTPLEYRQKTHL comes from the coding sequence ATGAAACACTTCAAGACCATTTCAGCCTATTGTAAAGGAATCAATATAAGTGCTCCCAAACATCCCCACTTCGACATTAGAAGCTTTGAGGAAAACATGACCACAGTGGCCCCTCAAATGTCTGTATTTCGGCATGAGTTTTACGCCATTGCCATCAAAGCGGGGGGTGATGGCAAAGCAATGACAGGGCACTTTGCCGACTTTCCAGAAGGAACCACGGTGTTTTTCAATACTCCTTTTCAGCTCCTTTCGTGGAACATAGTACCCAACTGGCAAGGCTATTATTTGATGTTTAGCCAGGATTTTGTGGCACAGTCTCACATTCTTTCACAAATACTAAAGCTGTTTCCTTTTCTCAAAATAGAGCAATCTATCCCTTTTGAAGTGCCCCCCAGCGAACTGCCTGTCATCTTGTCTGTTTACCAAAATATTTGGAACGAATACAATGGTACAGCTGCCGATAAATTCCAAATTATAGAAGCCCACGTTTATCTGTTGCTATCGCTCATAAAGCGCTTGTTTGAACAACAAGTAGACGACAAAATGAGCAGCATTGGCCTCAAGACAACAAACCTGCAATTATTGTCTCGTTACCAAACCCTTATTCAAACTAGTTTTTATCAAGACACTCCTCCCACCCCCTCTGCCAACCTGCATTCTACCAGCTACTATTCCAACCAACTACACATACACCCCAACCATTTGAACGCCGTAGTAAAAAAGCTCACCGGCATTACTGCGTTAAACCATATACACCATCACCTATTGATGCTGGCAAAGGCTTACCTTGCCCAAACTACCTGGAGCATCAAAGAGATTGCCTACACGTTGTATTTTGACAGTCCTAATAATTTTAGTTCTTTTTTCAAGAAACGCACTGGCAAAACTCCTTTGGAATACCGCCAAAAGACCCACCTTTGA